A segment of the Corynebacterium resistens DSM 45100 genome:
GCAATCCAGCTGGCATGGGGGCGCGCGGCCCGCTCGATTTTTACTGCTGCGGCATGGCCAAACTCAGATGAGCGTGGATGGACAATTCTCGGGGCTTTCCAATCCGGAGCTGACCGGCTATGGGCAATGGCAGGCGGATCGCGTGGCGGAGTTTATTGCCCGGCGCGGTGAGATCGCCACCATTGTGAGTTCGCCGTTGAAACGCGCGACACAAACCGCTGATGCAGTGGCGCGGGCGCTGCGGATGGGGGATGGTGCAGTAGAGGTAGATGAGCGCCTCATTGAAATGGATTTCGGCCATTGGGAGGGGCGCGACTTCAACGAAGTTCGGGAATCGCACCCTGAAGAACACGCGGCTTGTTTCTCTGATCCGTGCCAAGCCCCCAAGGGAGGCGAAAGCCCGGAGCAGGTCTATCGCCGCGTGAGCGAGTTGATCGACGAACTCGCTGAGAAGTATCAAGGGCGCAATGTGCTGCTCGTGAGTCACGTCACCCCCATTAAGTCGGTTTTGCGCTATGCGATGTGCGCTGGTGGAGAGATTTACCGCACGGTGCATTTGGATCTGGCCAGCTTGTCCATTGCGGAGTTCTACCCCGGTGGCGCCTCGCTGGTGCGGACTGTGAACAATACGCACTACCTTAATTAACTCATGCTGCGGTAGGGTGAAGTCCTGTCGAGACAGCTGGGTGATCGCGGCGCGTGGGACCGGCCACCTTGTGTGGCGAGGCCAGGCGCGGAGGAAAGTCCGGACTCCACAGGGCACGGTGGTTGCTAACGGCAACCCGGGGTGACCCGCGGGCTAGTGCCACAGAAAACAGACCGCCCGTTGCTTTGGCGCGGGTAAGGGTGAAAAGGTGCGGTAAGAGCGCACCAGCATCCCAGGTGACTGGGGTGGCTTGGTAAACCCCACCGGGAGCAAGGTCAAGTGCTTGCATTGCGTGTTCATTTGGGCGCGCAGTGCGTGCGAATTCGAGGGCGGCCCGCCCGCATGATGAATAGGTAGACCGCTTGAGGC
Coding sequences within it:
- a CDS encoding bifunctional RNase H/acid phosphatase, which produces MRLRLECDGGSRGNPGVAGAGSSIVDAASAVRGEKRELAAQWEHLDKATNNVAEYHGLVNGLKLAAEVASKQGEKPSDVELDVFMDSKLIVEQMSGRWKIKHPDMKPLAAKAQELGAVFAAVNYTWVPRAQNKRADELANRAMDDGEGGLWFDASLDQEKPKTTSTTAQSSWHGGARPARFLLLRHGQTQMSVDGQFSGLSNPELTGYGQWQADRVAEFIARRGEIATIVSSPLKRATQTADAVARALRMGDGAVEVDERLIEMDFGHWEGRDFNEVRESHPEEHAACFSDPCQAPKGGESPEQVYRRVSELIDELAEKYQGRNVLLVSHVTPIKSVLRYAMCAGGEIYRTVHLDLASLSIAEFYPGGASLVRTVNNTHYLN